The stretch of DNA cTCGTGTCACACGCTGCCATGCGCGTGTGTTACTAGTGAACGCCTGCCTCGGGTGAAGGCCCATGTAATGCAGCGGCCGCCACCAGCAAGCGAGCGAGCTAGCGAGCACGGAGCACCCGTCCGCTTTACGAATCCACGCCTCCCCGCGCGACACCATCATGGTGTCTTCGGATACACTCCTCGCCGGCCTGCGCTGCGCGCGCGGCCTTAGCAGCGGCGGCAGGCCGAGCCGCGGAGGCCACAGCAGCTCGTACGAGAGACGACGCGGATTTGTTACTCTAATCCCTGCGTGGGCGCAGGATTGAACGGAGCAGGATCCGCCGCCGAGGGCAGCGCGGCGCCCACTAATGGCGCCACGATTAcagacctctctctctctctctctctgggccGCGAGGTCGCCAGGCGCGATGGATGGGCGAtgagatccccccccccccccccccccccccggcccggGCGCGGCCCCGCTGTGCATGCCGGCGCCATGATGCGCTCCCCCTCCTGCCGCGACGCGCGTCGTCGACGACACGATCATGCTGCTGTGCCGCGCGCCCGCCCGCTCTCTCTCCCGGAGCCGCGGCCGGCCGGTTCGCTCGACGATCGGGGCGGGGAACGAGGCGGGGACAAGTGGAGCAGCCTCGTTCCTCCCCTCAGAACAGATATCGCGTCGGCGTCCTCCCTGCTCCTTCATTGCTTTCGTACGCCGGCACGGTGGCCAGGCTCGAGCTCGCTCCCTGCTGGCCGGCGgatcggagcgccgccgccgggagcggCCGGAGGAAAAAGGCACGCGTCGATAGGATCGGGCTCAGAACCGGCCGCAGGGCTGCATGCCGCGGCACGCCACCTTGGGCGGCCATGTGCGTGTCACGCGACGTGACGGTGACGACGCGCCCAGCGAGCGGCGGTTTCGATTGCAGGGACGGTGGAGAGGCTCGCATGGCATCcggccgaggcggaggcggcaaaACGACCGGCGAACAGCTCATCATGGCGCGGCTCCGCCGCATTCACTCCGCCCTCGTTTGGGCTTTTGCTCGCTCCTCCGCTCGTAGCATGCCTGCCAGCCCACCTCCGCCGGTGCTGATGGATGCTGCGCTACAGTGTCCAGCAGCATTTATGTTCCGCGTATGCCGGCCTCCGCGCGGGAAAAGATCGGCGGCGATCCATCGCGGACAGGCGGGAGGACGGACCGCAGTCACCGCACTGTGTAGTTCCTTTTGCCGGCGATGTACTTTCCTTTGCGGAAATGGAAAGTTTGGCTGGCCTGCTGCTTCAGAAAAAAAAGGTTTTTAATACCAGTCGTATGTAGTATTCCTTTGAAATATGACACGCTGTCTGACTTTAGCACCATTTCCCAAACCAATCTTTGACTTCGTTCATTTTTCCATACTATATATAGCACTTGTAGAAATGAAATGATAACAATGTAAAAAAGACTTTTAAATGTGGATTGAATGATATTATTCATTTATTATTTTCAAAAACATATTTACATTGCGTGAGGCGAATGTGTGCATTTTCGTAAAGATTACAAGGCCTGAACATtaaatatatactccctccgtcctgaaatgtatgtcattctagagtttttaggacagattatggttgtgtagaaaagactcctctacccctaattattaagcattAGGAATGTGCTAATTAAATTAGCATGTCTTTTCTCATGCACCTTCCCCACATGTATCTCTCCCTACATGGTTGCATGCACATATTTCTATTGGAAAATACCCAAAAATGATGCATAGATGCATAATTAAGATGGTTAGGTTCACTCTCAACCTAGAATGACATACATTTGAGGACAAATTTCAAACTTTAGAATGACatacatttcaggacggagggagtacacgcCTTATATTTTAGTACGCAGGGACTGGTACCATCCATTCCGTAAAGATAGACAAAGCAAAACTGCGAAGTAAAACAGGGTGAAGCAAAAAGATAAAGACTGAAGTTCGTCCTTTTGGAGGAAAATGGTCTTACTTTATCTGAACTATAGGCGAGGCAGACGTACCTCctgctattttttttttgaaacaaaccaggcaggagagctgccgattatattaaaaagaagatgAAAGCTCAGATTGAGCAAtagaacaaaaagaaaaacgcAAATAACCCAACACCAAACCTCTCCACAAACATCACACCGCCAAACATGAAGCTAAAAATCCAGACAATTCGCACCACTTAGTCCTCGCAAACTCCACAACTCGAATGTCATCATTGGGCGTCGTTGACTGTTACATCCTTCGCCAGATGGGGACTCAGCTCAACCAGGTTCATGTACTATCGTATCTTGTAGGTCATTGACTCCTTCCCCAACAATGCCGATTAAGGCATTGTCCAACGCCTCGACCTCGTTATCGTTGAGGTTGAAAATCTCATTCAGAGCAGCATCCACATCCACTGGTAGGGCCCATTGAACATGTCAACAAACTCTTGTAGTGCAACCTCAATTCGTGCAGCCTCATCATTTAAAATACCAATCTTACGACAAAGGTTACGTTGCGCTCGCTGCATTTGAGTCATCGGACGTGTGGTGGAGAGACGTGCGCTGCGTCGTACCGATGACATGTCAAAAGTGCGTCGCCGACGTCGACGAGGAGCTGGCGTTGGTGTTGGATCCCTCTGTGGTGCTGGTGCCACCTGGGCAGCAGGCTGCTGTAGCAACGGTTGAGTCGGAGTCACGAAGAGGGCGGCCACGCCACCTGCAGCTTGGTTGTCCGAAGCATCCTGGGTAGTTTCGTCGTCCGCATCGGAGTGCTGGCTTGCAACATCCCCAAGGCCAGCCGGCGGGGTGCCCATGTTGCTTATCGGAGAAGTCGGAAGTGGTCCTTGGTATGGGGTATCCACTGACGCCGCCAACTCTATGCGCCTCAAGGCCTGTTCCACGGCCGTGATGGAGTTGTCTTCGGTCTCTTGAACTTGGGGTGGAGATTGAATCGAAGGGTTGAGGCGGGCGAACACCTTGCTCATTGGAATCGGAGTTGGAGCCGATCTGCTCTTCCTTACTTGCCCACGTATCGGAAGGGGGCCATCAGAATTCCCTCCCGGCGCCTCGAGCACCCCTAACTTTGTAGCCAAAGCACAAGCTTTGTCGATGTAGTCATGCAGAAGTTTCTGAACTGACATCGCAGCCGTCTTCATGTTGGGCGGGAACAACAAGTTGAGCAGCTTTTGCACAGCATCTTGGAGTGCCTTTGCCTGCATCACGATGAGGCACTGCAGGGCATTCCCTTCCTGGAGTAGAACCTCGTGCTGAGAGGGGAGAGATGATTGTTGAGCCTGGTTGTCCTCCATGCTACCAAACCTACCATCGCGAACCCAACGATGAGGTGAGCGCTCCCGCTCGCGGCACACTTCATTGCTATCTGCATTCGTGCTGACGTCTTGACCCCGATGGCCTTCTTTGTGCTGTCTGTTGTGATCGTGGTCCCTGTCATCTCGCCACCCATGCAAGGGTATCTGGTCCGCACCGCTCCAACGACGGTCAGGCACCTTGCAGTCACGCACGCGGTGGCCAGAGCGGAGGCACCTGAAGCAACGAACTGGTTCTCTACCCAGGCACACGAAGCACCTGCCATTAGTCTTGGAGCAGAAGGCTTGTTGGGTCGGAGCAAAGGCACGGCCGCCCGGGAAGATGCAGTGGTGTCGAATTGCTCGGCTTGGACGATCGACGTGTGTCCATCCTGGATCCAAAGGGCTGAAAGAGCGGGGTGTAGGGGCAGGGCGCACTGGGGAGCAGGGTTCTCCTTTTCGTTTTTGGACCGAATCCCGCCATCCGGCGGAAACGGAATTTCGGGCGAAATTTCGCTAAATTTCGGTAATTCCGACCGAAAAGTGTTTTTGAATTCgaaaaacgaaatttcgttgtattccgaccgaaatttcggtttttCCGACTGGAATTTCGGTAATtttgaccgaaatttcggttttgTCACCGTAAAATGATGCAAATTAACAGAAAATGATGTGTACATatggaaaaattgaaaattttggcaaaatttcccctgattatgtgtatattgacagtttataatgcataacatatatataactccacaaaacaatgacaaatacaccatttaacacataactcatgtccaaagtccacacatacaacgtaatacatccaaagtccattacaattattacacataactcatgtccaaagtccacacatagaacacaatacatccaaagtccattagaattattacaatCCAAAGATACAACAGAGGCAAAGGCATAGTCCAGAATAATCCATGTAGCATATTCTctgcatttaaatatttatgtgaaataaattaaataagTAGAGGAAGCAAAACGTATAGATAATTTCTGTTGATAGGATAAGTACCTGCATTCTTCAGTCCTCAAATCTCTCTCCCGGTGGTCCCTCATACGGCTCGTCTGTTGGTGGCAAATACACGTACGTAGGTGGGTGATGTTGCAACTGTGGAGCTCCATATGGTAGGTAGCCGTGATAATCCAAATAAGGCAATGCTGCAACTGCCTGCGGAAGTGGCGGGTTCACCACCCCTGGTGGTGGCCACAGAAAGCCCCCTGCAGGGGGAGAAGTACTGTAAGGGTTGTAGTACTGACCACTGGAGGCAGAGTTGGAGCTATCTTCATCATATGCAAGTGGGGCCTGTCGACCATATCGACTTGTCGATGTTGTTTGTCGTTGTGAAGTAGGTGCTCCATGATCTGTATCTTGTGTTGCATGGGTGAAGTCCTCCTCCCCAGTGAACCTTATAGTAGGAGATATACGATAACCACCACTTTCGTTGCCATCAttgccatcaccatcatcatcatcatcaccatcaccatcaccatcatcatcatcatcaccatcatcatcatcatcatcatcatcatcatcatcatcatcatcatcatcatcatcaccaatgTCCTCACCACCACTAGGCTCAGGTGTGGTATCGTCACTACCTAACTCCTCCTCAGTGCGTGGTTTCTTCCCTTTTCTCATTTCGGGACCAATCTTAGTCTTCCTTTTTCCCAGATGTGTGTCCCCAATTGTTTCTTCGGCCCATGTCTCCACATCTTCATCGTGACCATGAGAAGAGCCTATGTCAGTGAACATCTGGCTCGGCAATGGAGTGTCAGTGAAGTCTGAGTCTTCATCAAATGCTGGGTCTCCATTGGACCTTGATTGCTTCATCCAATCTTTAATTGCTGATGACTGCCGGTACAAAGAAAGATCCATGAAACTGCTAACTGGATCATAGTCATATGGATCGACCCCTCTAGTAGCACGTTGCAGACGCAAGCGGAGGTTGTAGTTCACAAAGACCAATTTGTCCAATTTCTGGTGGCTCAACCTATTGCGCAGTTTGGTGTGGATGTAAGCAAATGTGCTCCAGTTCCTTTCACATCCACTAGAGGCTGCACACTGCGACAACAAGCGTCGGGCGACCCTTTGCAACACTGGTGTATCTCCCCCAAATGTAGCCCACCAAGCAGCTGGTGAAGTTTTTCGGTCAATGGCCATTCGCCTAGCAATGTCACTAGAGAACTCACCTTGCTTCGTCCTGAATATTTCAAATTCTTGCAATGCAATTGCTGCTGAATTAGTATCCAACATTTTCTCCAGGCCATTGCGCATTACTGCCATGACTTTCTGTGATGTGCCCAAACTGTACTGCCCATAAGGGTTAAGAGCACAAGCAGTGGCCATATATGTGCCTAACATCACTGTGGTCATCCTTGCATCTATCACAGCCATGATCTTTTCAAACCGGGGGTAGTCACTGCTGAACTTGCTGGCATATGTCTGCCTCATGTTTTGATACTCCATTGTCACCTCACTCAAATTAGGTGTCTTGTCTGTGTCAGCAAATCTCAAAAACATGTACAGAGGCTCAACATCATTGATCACATACTCCATATTCGCCCACCATTCAAGACTTGTGATGCATTCGTAAATGTACCTTCCAGTTTCACTTTTGAAGTGGCGGGACCGTCGGAACTCAGGTGACACTAACCATGTCATGAACTGGTCCTTCTTCTTATACATGCTTTCaaggaacatgtagttggtcCCAAATCTTGTtacattccacttgaccaactctCCACCGATGGCTTCCCTCATCATGCTGTGTAAACTGTTGGAGTTGTAGAGCCAGCTGCAAATTCGTTGCGCGCTTCGAATGCAAGCATCATGCTCCGGCCACTTCCCTATGTCCTTCAGCATAAGGTTGATGGTATGGGCAaggcaaggctgccatgcaatgGTAGGGAACTCGTGACAGAGAATTTTGCAGGTTTTTTTGTAGTTCGAACCATTATCCGTGACAAGCTGAACCACATTGTGAGGCTCCACTTTCATGACCACTGCTCGTATCTCCTGCACAACATTGCCAATGTGATATGCATATGGTCCTATATTTTATGCCAAGGTGAGAACAATGCTTCGATACATGGACTTACCTTCAACAAGTATTGATGGTCCTGTATTTTGTCGGACGCATTGATGGACTTCAAGAAATACATGGTGCCACCGCTATACACCAAGAAATTAATGTCCGAGTTACGCATAGGCCCCGTCCACGAATCACACATGATCGTGACTCCACATTCATCCCACTCGTTCTTCCACTTCTCTATCTCTTTCTCTATCTCCTTCACATTCTcatccaaatattttccatctATCTCCCTCCCTGATGGTATTTTGATTCCAACACCTGCGGTCATAGAAGAGAAAGCATTAAGATCACAATGAAGGATATGTAATGTAGCTCAAAATATACATTGTTACCTTGTTTCTGGGTCTCCACGATCGCAGCTTTAAAGTATGGGTCATCGACTTTCCGGCCGGGAATACCGACAGCATGGCACGCCTTCGCCCATGCCCTCCCTAGAAGCTCTCTTGATGTCCTCCCCTTGACAGTCCATGGGCCGGTATCAATCCTTTGCTGCCGTGGACCACTGCTCAACCCTAGATGGTAGTCCCTAACCCTCTCGGGGACTTGTGACTGGCTCCTTCTGAACATCGAAGGCAGCGGTCCACCACTGCCTCCAACACCACCACCTGCTCCTACACCACTACTCCCTCGATCAGGACGACTACTACATCCCGATCCGCCACCCCTATCATATCGTGGCCCAGCTTGCTGCATAAATTCATACTCTTGGCGGGACTGGTGTAAGGCCGCTTGTAGTTCTGCATCCTCGTCGAGCCCCTGGCCTTCCTCTTTCTCTAGATCAATGTGCGGCCCCCTTGCAGATTGGTCCCTCAGCAGCTTTTCTCGGGCCCTTGCTTTAGCTCTAGCCTTGTTCATGTCCAACTGCTCACTAAAGAAGGCCTTAACTTCGGCTGGAACCGAAGGGCAGTCCTTCACATCTTTCCCCCTATGTGCCAAATGCTCTTTGAACCTTGTTGCTCCTCCCCCACTCTTCTCCTCCCTGCAATACTTGCATTTGAAACCACCCCTGATCTTTTGGCCATGCTCCCACACTAGGTCTGGCATTGTCCTacaattacagaaaaatagTAAGGTATAAGTTCATGAATAACACATGAAGTAGCAACTCATGTTCTTTTTTATGAATACCTACTAACAACCCATGAATATCACATAAACTAACAATTCATTAAAACTACCAATTCATACATTGAGACTAACATGAAAAAATTCATACATATCAACTAACTGATTTTTTCTATGCTTTCTATGTCACATGGTCTCTAGAATCTCAAATCAACTAACTTAGATCGACATCAACAAGCATCAACATAAAAAAAACCTTCTCATACCTTAGTTCCCGGAGCCGAGGCGAAATCCGGTCGGTTTCACCGGTTTTCCGCCGAAACCGCACCGAAATCCGCCCGGATTACGGATCCCTTCCGACAGCGCATCCAGGGAACGGAATCCGCTACACCGCTCCCGGATTTCGCCGCCTTtccgccgaaatttcggtgcgGGGAGGCGAaaatcgccggcggcggcggaggggactaGAGAGGAGACCGTGGAGGGGAAAAAAGAGGCTCGGGCGACCGTGAGGGGTGACGCTGACGACCAGATAAGGTTTACCGTGTTAACGGGTTAACGGGTCCACTCATCGTTAACGGGTCCGAACTCATTTAGTGATTTTAACCAACCAAATCAACTTATATTTGAACGATTTCAAGTGCTACTCGCTCAAAAAagcacctagttttttatcatatttttttcatatttttttacaaatttttttgaatttttgaatttcgaaACGAAATTCACCGAAAAGTAGCGAAATTTctcttcccggtaactagcggaaacggaatttttaccgaaatttcgccgaaattccgCCGAAATTGTGAACCTTGCTGGGGAGTAGCGGTAACAGTGGGGTGATGAGCGCCGAGGTGGCATGGTCCCGGTGGTGAAGTAACTGCTCCGTGCAGGCACAAATATGGTAGACTTCAGGCGCGGCTTGGTTGGAGGCTGCTGCAGCGGGTCGTCGGTGGAGAGGAAAGATGCGGCCTGCCGCACGAGGGGGGACCTAACGACATCTGCGAAGGAACATTGAAGCTCTGAGTCAGGCGTGGGCCACGTGGCAGGCACCTGGGAGACATCTCGCATCGGCGGCTGCCCGAAACTAGGTGGCGGAGGGATTGAGATTCAGTGACTTGCTCAAGCCAAGTCACTGAGCACTGTTCCGGTAACTTGCTATCTCTTGAGAGCCGTCCATTTCGTGATCGACGGACAGATCCGCGTGAACAGTACCCGTGCTACAGTATTAAATAGTACCGTGGAACAATATTTTGGTACTGTACATGCTACAGTACTATCGACACAGTGATTTTCCTTGTCGTTTAGCGCCAGTTACGTTGTCACTTGCCTCTTGAATCCGTCTCCGTGGCGGAGGGGGGTCGTAGGCGGGGAATCAACAAGGAGGACACCTAGGGAAAGGGATCCGCTGCAGTTCGGCAGCCTGCAGTTGGGCCACTGACAGGTGGGATTGCATGTGTGGGGCCCATGTGTCAGGGACACCGATGCAGGTCACTCAACTGCAGCGGATCTCGTTCCGACACCTAGATCCTCCATGGTAGGCGTTGCGGAGTCTGGTGTTGAGGGTGAGGGAGGGGTCGATCCACACAGCTGGTGATGGATGCGCGAGGGGATGTGGAGCTtggacggtggtggtggcggcggcggtggtggcagagcggagggagacgacg from Panicum virgatum strain AP13 chromosome 9K, P.virgatum_v5, whole genome shotgun sequence encodes:
- the LOC120652946 gene encoding histone-lysine N-methyltransferase SETD1A-like; the encoded protein is MAVMRNGLEKMLDTNSAAIALQEFEIFRTKQGEFSSDIARRMAIDRKTSPAAWWATFGGDTPVLQRVARRLLSQCAASSGCERNWSTFAYIHTKLRNRLSHQKLDKLVFVNYNLRLRLQRATRGVDPYDYDPVSSFMDLSLYRQSSAIKDWMKQSRSNGDPAFDEDSDFTDTPLPSQMFTDIGSSHGHDEDVETWAEETIGDTHLGKRKTKIGPEMRKGKKPRTEEELGSDDTTPEPSGGEDIGDDDDDDDDDDDDDDDDDDGDDDDDGDGDGDDDDDGDGNDGNESGGYRISPTIRFTGEEDFTHATQDTDHGAPTSQRQTTSTSRYGRQAPLAYDEDSSNSASSGQYYNPYSTSPPAGGFLWPPPGVVNPPLPQAVAALPYLDYHGYLPYGAPQLQHHPPTYVYLPPTDEPYEGPPGERFED